In Paenibacillus sonchi, the genomic stretch TTAATCAAGCAAAACCGATGATGGAACAAAGATTCTGCAAGTCTTCAGAGAGCCGGTGGTTGGTGCAAACCGGTGGCGGACAGAACTCTTTAGCGCTCCTGAGATATTGTGTCGAACCTTACAGTAGGCACAATCGGATCATCTCCGTTACCAGTGTGGCCTTTGCAGGCCAATGAGGCTGCTTCTTCAACAGTTGCAGTGAATTAGGGTGGTACCACGACAACTCTCGTCCCTTACTACGGCAGTAGTATGGGGTTGGGAGTTTTTTTGTTATCCAAATTCCGGAAACGGCCATAAGGCCTATGTTCCAGGGGTTGCCGGTCTGCTGCACATATTTTCTTTTATGCGACAGCGCGTTGCCCCGTTATTTCGACATATTTCTCATGCATTTTTATCTGCTTCTGGTACTGTGGACTGCCTTTTCAGGGCATCCTTGGGCATATATAGCTTTCCAAATTTAAGGAGGACAAGAAACCATGTTTAAAGTATTAGTATCGGATCCGATCAGCGATTTGGGCATTCAGCAATTAATGGACGCAAGTGATGTGACTGTAGACAAAAAAACCGGGCTCAGTGAAGACGAACTTATCGCTATCATCGGGGAATACGATGGCTTGCTCGTCCGCAGCCAGACTACGGTGACGGAGAAGATTATTGCAGCGGGTACTAAGCTGAAGGTGATCGGCCGCGCCGGCGTAGGCGTCGACAATATTAAGCTGGAAGCAGCTACACAGCACGGTGTTGTTGTCATCAACGCTCCTGACGGAAATACAATCACGACCTGTGAGCACGCATTTGCCATGATGATGGCATTGGCCCGGCATATTCCTCAAGCCTATGCCAAAACCATCTCCGGTGTCTGGGATAGAAAAACATTCCTGGGCGTAGAGCTTCGCGGCAAAACACTGGGCGTACTCGGTATGGGCCGGATCGGCAGCGAGGTGGCCAAACGGGCCAAAGCCTTCGGCATGAACATTCTTGCCTATGACCCGTTCCTGACCGCTGACCGTGCGGAAAAACTTGAGGTGAAGCTGGCTTCGGTGGATGATATTGTCCGCGGCGCGGATTTCATCACTGTGCATACCCCGCTCACCCCGGAAACCCGCCATATGATCTCCCGGCCGCAATTTGAAGTCATGAAAAAAGGCATGCGCATCGTCAACTGTGCCCGCGGCGGCGTAATCGACGAAATGGCGCTGGTTGAAGCCATCGACAGCGGCATCGTTGCCGGAGCTGCGTTCGACGTATTTGAAAAAGAGCCGCCTCAAGCGGATCATCCATTCCTCTCCCATCCGAAAATTATCGTGACTCCGCATCTGGGCGCTTCGACTGTAGAAGCCCAGGAGAATGTAGCGATCGATGTATCGGAGCAGGTGCTGCATATTCTGCGCAACGAGCCGTTCATCAACGCTGTTAACATTCCTCCGGTTGCACCAAGCGTTATGAACAAGCTTCAGCCATACTTCACGCTGGGAGAGAAGCTTGGCAGCTTTGCATCACAGCTGACCGGCGGCGCTATCCGTGAAATACATGTTGAATATGCCGGGGACCTTTCGGATGTGGATACACAGCCGCTAACCCGCTATATCGTGAAAGGCGTGTTCACCCGCCATTTCGGCGGCGATGTCAACATCGTCAACTCCATGCATCTGGCCAAAACGCGCGATGTCAATGTTGTCGTGACCAAAGCCTCCAAGACCAAAGGCTTCACCAACCTTATCACGGTTACACTGAAAGCCGAGCCGGATGAAGAGCGCCTGGTTGCCGGAACATTGCTCCAGGGTTACGGGGAACGCATTGTTCAGGTCAATAAATTCCCGGTCGATATCGCTCCGGAAGGCCATCAGATTGTGATCTCCCACAACGACAAGCCGGGCATTATCGGTCTCGTCGGCACGCTGCTGGGACAGAACGATGTTAACATCGCTTCGATGCAGGTGGGACGCAAAATTGTCGGCGGTGCAGCCATCATGCTTTTGACCGTGGATAAAGCGGTGCCTCAGCAGGTGCTGGTGAAGCTCGCCGGCCTGCCGGAAATTAACACTGCCGAAGAGATTGTTCTGCTGTAGAAACCATTTCACTTCATCTATAGCTCTGGCAAGTTAGCAAAAAAATCGCTCTTTCGAAAATGGAAGCCTTCCGGCGCCATTTCAAAAGAGCGATTTTATTTATTCCGGTACTTTAAACACCGGGACAAGCCGTCCATCCACATCAGTGAAACCGTATTTTTCCGCAAGGCTGCCTACCTGCTGCGGGATTCCCGTCATGGCCAATACCTCCGGGTCAGCAGCCAGCCGAACCACGGCCCGCCCGATATAGGCAGTGGACTCACTGCTGTGCAGCTCAGCCACGTCCTGCCAGTGCTCTTCATCCGTATTCAGGCTCTCCAGAACCAGTTCGGTCCGCATCCAGCCGGGCGAAAGCGGAATCACGGCTATTCTGTCTGCCGCAAGTTCTACAGACAATCCAAAAGCCATGCGTACCAGCGCATTTTTGGCCAAGTCATAATAAAAGTTGTCAATGTATTTGTAGTGGTCCCAATACGTTGTATGAATAATGATTCCACCGCCTTCCCGGTTGCTGCGCATCAGCGGAATGGCGTAATAATTCGTCATAAGCTGCGCCCTCACTCCCGCATCGAACATATGGCTCCAATGGTCTGTAGGCAGCTCCCAGAAGGGTTTGCTCGCGATGGACCGCTCGTTGCCGCCCCACACATTGTTGACCAGGATATCCAGCCTGCCCTGCTCCGACGATATCCGCCGGATGACTGCTTCTGTCTCACTATCCCGGGTATGGTCGCAGCGGACCGCTTCCCCTTCTCCTCCAGCCGCCCTGATCTCGTCCAGCACACTGTCAATGGTTCCTTTACGCCGGTCCTCTTGTGAAAGTCCCCTGCTTCTGCCTGTAATATACACGTATGCTCCCGCTTTTGCCAGCTCCAAAGCAATTCCCCGGCCGGCTCCCCGGCTTCCTCCGGTAACCAGCGCCACTTTCCCTTGCAGATTAGTCATCATTACCGCTCCCCTCATCATTCTTGATCCTGGATTTATGTGTTCTTGTGCTTGCTATAGTGTTATCATAAACTCTATATATGACATCAATTGACATATATATATGATAAACTGAAAAAGATTGAAATTAAGGTACCCCTGTGAGGAGGACGTTATGAGAGCCGACCGTTTATTATCCATCCTGCTTCTGCTGCAGAACCGCGGCAAAGTCACCTCCCGTGAGCTTGCCGGCACCCTGGAGGTGTCTGAACGAACGATATTTCGCGATATGGAGGCGCTGAGCGCCTCTGGAATCCCCGTATTGGCTGAAAGAGGCCGGGAAGGAGGCTGGATGCTCACAGAGGGCTACAGGACCTCGCTTACCGGCATGAAGCCCAAAGAAATAGGCGCACTGCTGCTCTCAGCCGATCCGGCCATTTTACAGGATCTTGGTATTCATGAGGATTACACGCTTGCCACACGCAAGCTGGAGGCTGCTGCCACTGCGAATACATTCCCTTCCGCCAACTATTTTAACCAGCGTATTCATATAGACAGTGAAGGATGGGTTCCCTCCAAAGAGAGTTTCCCCTTTCTCTCCGTATTGCAGACGGCCCTCTGGGAAGACCGGAAGGTAAATATCTCCTATCTCCGCAGCGGGGAAGTAAAGAACAGAAAGATCGGACTGCTGGGTTTGGTGGCTAAACAAGGGGTCTGGTATGTTATCGGGGAGCATGACGGGCAATTCAGAACCTACCGGGTCTCAAGAATCATTGCCTGTCAAATGATAGATGAAGCTTATATTCGGCCTGACGATTTTGAGCTTACAAGCTATTGGGAGTCATCCAAAGTATCCTTCAAATCGGCCCTCCCCAGCTATAAGGCCAAATTTTCATTGCAATCTTCTTCCCTGCCAGTATTAAGCCAGGAACGTTATGTTACAGTGCTATCCATGGAGGATTCCCCAGGTTCTGTGTGGCTAAAGGTTGAAGCAGAGTTCAACACTATAGAAGCAGCTTGCCGGGTGATGTTGTCCTTAGGTCCTAATGTGATCATCGGGGAACCGGAGGAATTGCGTGTCAGAGTATATAAGGCTGCCTTAAAAACAGTCCTGCTGGGCCGCAGGGTAAGACGTTCCCTTCCGGGAAATTCCCGTCCGCAGCAAGAATAGGCACTTGGTCCGCCCAGGAAAAGATAGCTGTTTCCCGTAATAAATTATGTCAATTCTTACAATAGACCTAACGTCCTGAAATCGCCTATAATATTACAATACTCAACATATTTATTAGGGGGAATAGTTATTATGGACTGGATGAACAAGCTTCCGCTAAAACAGAGAATTGTTGCCGGATGTTATCTGATCGCCGCATTATTTGCAGTTCCTGTACTGATCACTTTATTGATCATGGGCAAGGTTGTTATCGGAATAATACTGGTAGCGGTATTGGCAGCTCTTACCTTCCCTCTTTCACGCTTCATTGAGAGAACGCTTACATCTTCGTTTGACGACATTTCTAATGTTACACACACCATTGCAAAAGGCGACTTTACCAGCCGGGCCGACGAGAACGGCTCTATGGGGGATATCAGCCGGTCCTTCAATACCATGATCGATAAGCTGAAAAAGATCCTTACTGATGCTTCGCAGATTACCCGCCAGGTTATGGATGCCAGCCGCGGCATTGAAGACAAGAACCAGAATCTGAAGATAGTAATGGCCCAGGTCGCCTCCTCGTCCAATGAACTGGCTCTTGGCGCAAATGAAATCTCCGTGGACATTGCCGACATGACCGAATCCATCAAAGACATAGAGACCAAGGTCTCCAACTATACGAGCTCGACCAAGGAAATGAACAGACGGTCTGTACATACATTGGAACTGGTTGAAAAAGGACGGCAATCGGTGGATACACAAGCCGAAGGCATGCGCAAGAATATACAAGCTACCCAGAAGGTGGCCGACACGATTGAAGCACTTTCCCAAAATGCCCGGGGATTACAATGATCACCAAAACGATCACAGAAATCGCCGAGCAGACCAACCTCTTGTCGCTCAACGCCTCTATTGAAGCAGCCCGGGCTGGCGAACATGGCCGTGGTTTTGCTGTCGTGGCCCAGGAAGTACGCAAGCTGGCCGAGGAATCTACCGCCTCCACCAAAGAGGTATTCAGTCTGGTCCGCAGCATAGAGAACGATATCAAGCAAGCGATCGAGAATATCGCCATTAACGAGGAAGTCGTTCAGGTACAGAATGAGATGATCATCGAAACAGCGAATATTTTCGCACAGATTGTGCAAAGCGTCCAATACATAACCGAGCAAATTGCTTCTTTCTCTGCCGAAAGCGACCTCATGCTGGAGAGCGCACTCAAAATCTCCGGCGCCATCGAAAATATTTCCGCGATTACCGAAGAAACGGCGGCGGGAACGGAAGAGGTCTCCGCAGCGATGAACGAGCAAATCCATGCCTTGCAATCCGTTGCCGAGGAGACTGAGAAAATGACCCAAGCGGTATTCCAGCTGCAAAAAACGATTCATATTTTCAAATTTTAACTGTTACGGGGAGACTGCCGTATCCTTCCTGCGGCAGTTTTTTTGTTCACAAAATTTTCGCTGTTATATTCATCAGTTACAGTTTTTTTGCATTAGAAGAGCCCCTCCATTCTTTTGCACTTCTCTCCTTTTGCCTGCCTCTGTTTTTGGAATGCAGATATTTGCAGATGAACCGCTCTTTATTCAGTGGTCCTTTTTACATAGTGAATTTTACAATGCATTCCTTTATTATGGCTGAACAACCCTTCTGCAAGTGAGTTTATAGTTCAAAATCCTCATTTTTAGATTATTTCAATATTTCTTCACAGTTTGCATTTTTGGACTTTTTTTCATTAGCTCTTTTTTCTCATTCATTCTTATATATATACAAAATGATACTGTTTTTCACATGGATGCGATCAGGCAGGATTCGCCAAAATCCGAGGTTATCAGCACAAATATATTGACAAAAGCTGAGTCAGAAATATATTGTAAAATAAAAAAAGGTATTATTTTCTTTAACACATATTGGCAAAATTCACCGAAAGGGAATGACGCAAAGCCATGGATCTACAGTCTCATTTCTATGGGACCATGACAGCCAGGTTGCTGAACAGCCGAACGTCCGGGTTTTCCTGCGTTCTCTATGGTTATTTACGCAGCCAACCTGTGCTCTCATGAGTACAGGTTTTCTATTTTGCTGAATAAATAAAAAAAACATTGGGTGGGGTGGATTTCCTTTGAAAACAGTTTCAGATTATATGGCTGAGGCACTACGAAACCTCGGTGTAACACATTCCTTTGGCATAATCGGCAAGTCTATTTGTCCCGTAGTCCTGAAAATGGTGGATTACGGCATTGAATTTATTCCAGGGAGACACGAATCCAGTTCCGGGTTCGAAGCCGCCGGCTATGCTCTCAAAACAGGGAAACTCGGAGTGGCTTTTGGGACCTCCGGACCGGGGGTACCAATCTTCTCACCGCCGCAGCACATGCCAAGGCGAATAATCTTCCCGTACTTTTTATAACAGGACACCAATCCATCAAGGAGCTGGGGATTCCCCAGTGCCAGGATTCTTCAGCTTATCTGGCCGATCTGGCGGACATGTTCAGACCCGCGACCCTTTACAGCAAGCTGGTGGAACGCGGCGATCATTTCGGCACGATTTTCAATCATGCCGTCTCCATTGCCTTGAGCGGACAACGGGGACCGGTTCATCTCTGTATCCCGTTTGATGTGCAGACCGAAATGCTGGAAGAATGCCGGATTGTTATCCCTGAGCGCGAACATCTGGTCAGTGCCGGTAATTTGGAACGCGTACTTTCTGTAATTAATGAATCAAGCCATCCTCTGATCATTGCGGGCAAAGGAGTCAATCGTTCCGGCGCGCACGAGGAGCTTCTTCAACTGGCTGAAACCTTCAATATTCCGGTGGTCACCTCTCCCGGCGGCAAGGGTGCCATCGCCTGGGATCACCCGCTGTATCACGGCCCCATCGGTGTCGGCGGCTGCAAGCACGGTGAGGATTTGTTAAACCGCAGTGATGTGTTCATCGTCCTTGGCTCGCGTCTCAGCGATATGACCATCTGCAATCTTAAAGCAGAGAATCATCCCAAAACATTGATCCAATTTGACGTCGACCCTACCTTCGTCGGAAAAATATTAACCTCAGAGACAATCGCTGTAAGCGGGGACTTACGCGATAATCTTGCGTTCTATCTTCAGAATTTTGATTCGGCTGCTATTAAAAAGCACGAAACAGAAACCGATGTTCATTATGCGGAAGAGTTGCCGGTTCTGCCCAAGCTTTCGCTTGCATCCGTCATGGACACATTAAGCGACCTGATCCCGTACAACAACACCGTTTTTGTTGATGATGGCAGCCATGGCTTCAATGCCGCGAAATGGTACAAGGTCAAAAAGCCCGGCAGCGTTGTCTTTGATGCCTATTTTGCCTGCATGGGCAATTCCATTGGGATGGCTATCGGCGCTAAGGTGGCTTCACCGGAAGAAACGATTTTCTGCATTACCGGTGACGGCTGCTTCATGATGCTTGGCACAGAAATAAATACGGCCGTGTGCAAGGACATTCCCGTGATCTTTATCGTTGTGAACAATATGCAGCTCGATATGGCGTTAAAGGGCATGGAAAAAACAACAGGCAGAATCGACGGCACGATCTTCGAAGTTCCTATGGATGCCGTGAAATTTGCTGAATCCTTGGGGGCCACAGGCTACAGATGCGAGACTCTGGAACAATTCACATCTGCTATCCATGCTGCAGTAGCCTCTAACCGCGTGGCTGTAATTGAACTGCTGACCGACCGTACTGAAGTGCCTCCGACGGCCCATCGAACCTTGAATCTCAACTAAGAATCAACAGCGGCAAGGACCTCTACAATCTTGATTGCTCCTTGCCGCTCATCACAATTCAGGAGGCATCTCTGTGGAAGATACAATTAACAGCGGTCTCAGGCATTTTTCCAACCTGTCTGGCAATTACGGTGCCAAAGCTCTGGCTCCAATCAAGGAGCATTTTCCGGAGCTGGCCGAGTATATCATGGGCAACGCCTATGGCGACATTTTTCAGCGCACAACGATTGGTTCGGATTGGAAGGAAATTGCCGTTATTTCATCCCTGATTACCATGGGACAGTTCGAGCAGCTCGGAGTCCATTATGTGATGGCGCTCAGCGTCGGAATGACTGTGGATCAGATCAAAGGTATTTTGCTGCATCTGGTGCCCGTTGTCGGTGCGCCCAGAGTCATTTCAGCTTTTAATGTGCTGCTTGCCACACTGAAGGAAATCGAATAATTTTTTTCGACTTTTTTATACACGATTCGACTTTTTTATTGCATATTCGATAAATATATGATTATATGGAAGGGAATTTATCCCAATACTAAGCTTTAAATGTCGAATTAAGGCATAAAACTCTAAGGTTGGTGGATAGATTCAATACTGAAACACATTCAATTTTGGGAGAGATGAGCACATGGGTAAATTTATTTTGAAAACCGATTCCGACAAAAAAATCATTAATATCGAGTTAGAAGGGACCTTCTCCAATGAGGACGGCCTCAAATCGATCCAAGCCTATCAGCAAACCGTCAACCCGATTACCCCTTCAGAATATGCGCTGCAGATTGACTGCAGAAAACTGAACGTGACTGCTCCTGATGTCGTGCCATTGCTGGAAGGATGCTTCGTCATGTTCAAAGCGGATGGCTTCGAAAAAGTAAGCCTGACTCTTGAAAATAACCCGATCCTCAAAATGCAGCTTGCCCGTCTGGGCCGCAAAGCAGGACTTGAAAATCTGGAGATTACTTCGACTGCTCAGGCTTAAGTTATTGTCCGGCGGATCACAAATCTGCACGAGAAGCGGGTTTTGTACAACTCTATGGCTGTGAAGAAGCGCACATAACACTTTTAGGGGGATTAACCATGGCCGGGATACGAATTAAGGATATTGATATCTATCATCCAAGCAAAAAGATTGGCAACGATTTTTTCATACAGCATTTTGACGAAAAGGGTATTGATATCCGTGGACTTCTGGCTGCATTGGGCCGTGAAAGCCGGTATAGCATCGACAGCAGCGAAGAAAACTCTCTGACTATGGCTTTTGAAGCAGCCAGCAATGTGCTGGACAAGACGGGACTTACCGGTGCCGACATTGACCTGATTGCATATGCCAGCCAAACTCCTGAATATATTTTCCCGACCAACTCTCTCATGATCCACCGTTTGATCGGCGGCCCGTCCCATGCCATTTGCATTGACAGCAACGCGAACTGCGCAGGCATGACCGCCTCGGTAGAGCAGGTAAGCCGTCAGATGATGGC encodes the following:
- the serA gene encoding phosphoglycerate dehydrogenase codes for the protein MFKVLVSDPISDLGIQQLMDASDVTVDKKTGLSEDELIAIIGEYDGLLVRSQTTVTEKIIAAGTKLKVIGRAGVGVDNIKLEAATQHGVVVINAPDGNTITTCEHAFAMMMALARHIPQAYAKTISGVWDRKTFLGVELRGKTLGVLGMGRIGSEVAKRAKAFGMNILAYDPFLTADRAEKLEVKLASVDDIVRGADFITVHTPLTPETRHMISRPQFEVMKKGMRIVNCARGGVIDEMALVEAIDSGIVAGAAFDVFEKEPPQADHPFLSHPKIIVTPHLGASTVEAQENVAIDVSEQVLHILRNEPFINAVNIPPVAPSVMNKLQPYFTLGEKLGSFASQLTGGAIREIHVEYAGDLSDVDTQPLTRYIVKGVFTRHFGGDVNIVNSMHLAKTRDVNVVVTKASKTKGFTNLITVTLKAEPDEERLVAGTLLQGYGERIVQVNKFPVDIAPEGHQIVISHNDKPGIIGLVGTLLGQNDVNIASMQVGRKIVGGAAIMLLTVDKAVPQQVLVKLAGLPEINTAEEIVLL
- a CDS encoding SDR family NAD(P)-dependent oxidoreductase, with translation MMTNLQGKVALVTGGSRGAGRGIALELAKAGAYVYITGRSRGLSQEDRRKGTIDSVLDEIRAAGGEGEAVRCDHTRDSETEAVIRRISSEQGRLDILVNNVWGGNERSIASKPFWELPTDHWSHMFDAGVRAQLMTNYYAIPLMRSNREGGGIIIHTTYWDHYKYIDNFYYDLAKNALVRMAFGLSVELAADRIAVIPLSPGWMRTELVLESLNTDEEHWQDVAELHSSESTAYIGRAVVRLAADPEVLAMTGIPQQVGSLAEKYGFTDVDGRLVPVFKVPE
- a CDS encoding helix-turn-helix transcriptional regulator; this encodes MRADRLLSILLLLQNRGKVTSRELAGTLEVSERTIFRDMEALSASGIPVLAERGREGGWMLTEGYRTSLTGMKPKEIGALLLSADPAILQDLGIHEDYTLATRKLEAAATANTFPSANYFNQRIHIDSEGWVPSKESFPFLSVLQTALWEDRKVNISYLRSGEVKNRKIGLLGLVAKQGVWYVIGEHDGQFRTYRVSRIIACQMIDEAYIRPDDFELTSYWESSKVSFKSALPSYKAKFSLQSSSLPVLSQERYVTVLSMEDSPGSVWLKVEAEFNTIEAACRVMLSLGPNVIIGEPEELRVRVYKAALKTVLLGRRVRRSLPGNSRPQQE
- a CDS encoding HAMP domain-containing protein encodes the protein MDWMNKLPLKQRIVAGCYLIAALFAVPVLITLLIMGKVVIGIILVAVLAALTFPLSRFIERTLTSSFDDISNVTHTIAKGDFTSRADENGSMGDISRSFNTMIDKLKKILTDASQITRQVMDASRGIEDKNQNLKIVMAQVASSSNELALGANEISVDIADMTESIKDIETKVSNYTSSTKEMNRRSVHTLELVEKGRQSVDTQAEGMRKNIQATQKVADTIEALSQNARGLQ
- a CDS encoding thiamine pyrophosphate-binding protein, translated to MAEALRNLGVTHSFGIIGKSICPVVLKMVDYGIEFIPGRHESSSGFEAAGYALKTGKLGVAFGTSGPGVPIFSPPQHMPRRIIFPYFL
- a CDS encoding thiamine pyrophosphate-binding protein — protein: MFRPATLYSKLVERGDHFGTIFNHAVSIALSGQRGPVHLCIPFDVQTEMLEECRIVIPEREHLVSAGNLERVLSVINESSHPLIIAGKGVNRSGAHEELLQLAETFNIPVVTSPGGKGAIAWDHPLYHGPIGVGGCKHGEDLLNRSDVFIVLGSRLSDMTICNLKAENHPKTLIQFDVDPTFVGKILTSETIAVSGDLRDNLAFYLQNFDSAAIKKHETETDVHYAEELPVLPKLSLASVMDTLSDLIPYNNTVFVDDGSHGFNAAKWYKVKKPGSVVFDAYFACMGNSIGMAIGAKVASPEETIFCITGDGCFMMLGTEINTAVCKDIPVIFIVVNNMQLDMALKGMEKTTGRIDGTIFEVPMDAVKFAESLGATGYRCETLEQFTSAIHAAVASNRVAVIELLTDRTEVPPTAHRTLNLN
- a CDS encoding carboxymuconolactone decarboxylase family protein codes for the protein MEDTINSGLRHFSNLSGNYGAKALAPIKEHFPELAEYIMGNAYGDIFQRTTIGSDWKEIAVISSLITMGQFEQLGVHYVMALSVGMTVDQIKGILLHLVPVVGAPRVISAFNVLLATLKEIE